One region of Triticum aestivum cultivar Chinese Spring chromosome 6B, IWGSC CS RefSeq v2.1, whole genome shotgun sequence genomic DNA includes:
- the LOC123134568 gene encoding uncharacterized protein, with product MEQLLDSFPQPAVYDALSLLEQVKACFAPDPDLTAEFLDLFARFSRGEIVDIPAVVARAYALLQGHPDLIQRFDTYNPFLRRPAQHEAEPVRDDPPKRPKRERRHPAAAASVDADCAGAMRFLERVKLADAGFYDRVLALLFHVRSEVKLDANQIYDRAREIFGPAHSRLLRGFTEYLPTGRDFLRRRAPKKEPPEEHRAPAPKRKAPAAGTAMIRVDVAGKKKPRVDERKTTNQRASPAVDAPKSGDKFSKFREAWEFETTYTKLVVTMRRTKKALQELKPKKKSREEAEPAKEPPEEIKPSPGHHVRPRTFEELYPSRECREVLQEMYGDMLVPMREALEDGARTELALKTIKRRLKKLEEVAVKITRERRDPARVERRMAELVIDQVVLLRGRTERAAARNPDGPCESPAGMSETKIDMDQDLRKQLLVPVM from the coding sequence ATGGAGCAGCTCCTGGATAGCTTTCCGCAGCCCGCGGTGTACGACGCCCTATCCCTCCTGGAGCAGGTCAAAGCATGCTTCGCGCCCGATCCGGACCTCACCGCGGAGTTCCTCGACCTCTTCGCGCGCTTCAGCAGGGGCGAGATCgtcgacatccccgccgtcgtggCCAGGGCGTACGCGCTCCTCCAGGGCCATCCCGACCTCATCCAGCGTTTCGACACCTACAACCCCTTTCTCCGCCGTCCCGCTCAGCACGAAGCCGAGCCCGTCCGCGATGATCCGCCCAAGCGGCCCAAGAGGGAGCGCCGCCACCCGGCCGCTGCCGCCTCCGTCGACGCCGACTGTGCCGGGGCCATGCGGTTCCTCGAGCGGGTGAAGCTGGCGGACGCCGGGTTCTACGACAGGGTCCTCGCGCTGCTCTTCCACGTGCGATCGGAGGTCAAGCTCGACGCAAATCAAATCTACGACAGGGCCCGGGAGATTTTCGGGCCGGCGCACAGCCGTCTCCTCCGCGGTTTCACGGAGTACCTTCCGACGGGGCGTGACTTTCTGAGGCGTCGCGCGCCCAAGAAGGAGCCGCCGGAAGAGCACCGTGCTCCTGCACCCAAGCGCAAGGCCCCCGCCGCCGGAACGGCCATGATCCGAGTCGACGTCGCCGGCAAGAAGAAACCCCGCGTCGACGAACGGAAGACGACCAACCAACGTGCCTCCCCGGCCGTCGATGCCCCGAAGAGCGGCGACAAATTCTCCAAGTTTAGGGAGGCGTGGGAGTTCGAGACCACGTACACCAAGCTGGTGGTCACGATGAGACGCACCAAGAAAGCACTACAAGAACTCAAGCCAAAGAAGAAATCACGGGAGGAAGCCGAGCCGGCGAAGGAACCGCCGGAAGAAATCAAGCCGTCGCCGGGCCACCACGTCCGGCCGCGTACGTTCGAGGAACTCTACCCCAGCCGCGAGTGCCGGGAGGTTCTCCAGGAGATGTACGGCGACATGTTGGTACCGATGCGGGAGGCGCTCGAGGACGGCGCGCGCACCGAGCTGGCTCTGAAGACGATCAAGCGCAGGCTGAAGAAGCTGGAGGAGGTGGCCGTGAAGATCACGAGGGAGCGGCGGGATCCCGCCCGCGTTGAGCGCCGGATGGCAGAGCTTGTCATAGATCAAGTGGTGCTTCTTCGGGGTCGGACGGAAAGAGCAGCGGCACGCAATCCTGATGGCCCGTGCGAGAGCCCAGCCGGCATGTCCGAGACCAAGATTGACATGGACCAAGATTTAAGAAAACAACTCCTGGTTCCTGTAATGTAA